AATGCAAAGGAATTGAATTGGCTGCATTCAAAGTCTCAGACACTTGGTCGACCAACTCATTAGTAGGTAAAAGAATCACAGATCTGACCTTTGAGAGTTTTCGAGACTCTTCAAATACTCCAGGGTTCTTTGTGAATGAGGCAAGATCgtcttccttcaacttacTCAATATTACGGACAAATAGGCCCATGTCTTTCCTGATCCGGTCTCAGCTGCCACTGTGAAAACCTTgagtttgttgttgaaattttCAATCATCTCGTTATATATGTCTTCACTATCTTGGAATTTTGATACCTTTACGTTTCTTGATTTGTTAATCTTTCTGACACTAGCAACTTGAACAGGAGTTGGTTTGATTTCCACTTCGTCTTTCGACTTCAAGtaggtgtttttgaagttatAACAactcttgatttcttccatcATTGACACCCGAACACTGGGGAAGATTTTGAGTTCATGAAAGTCTGTTATACGATCCACACTCAAAGCTGCTTGATCAACCTGTTTTTTGTCAGGATCTGCTAGTTTAGAGAAGTTTCCAAACAGGAAAGAAGGTGGTCTAACTCCAGATTTACCTTTAGTTGTATTGTATCTTGTTACTCTGTTGGCATAATGTCTTGTAGccttcaaattgttgaatactGATCTAAAATTCATATCATCGTAGTGTTAACCAAAgtgaaaaaattttctACTCGAAAAGTTCCGCGATCTCtggaaaaattttttgaaacCTTTAAAGCTGAATAGCATTGGACAATGAATTGGGTAGCCTTGAGGAGAGGAAATTTCCCTCTaacaagaaatcttcaTAACAGTGCTATCTCCTTTGCTAAAGCAAATGTAAAGAAAAAGCCTTTAGGAGGAAAAACCAAGGCCAAGCAAGgtttcaaaaccaaaaatGCCAGTGACTCcaaggtgaagaagagtGGTACCACCCATTTAGTATTCAAAGATGCCGTAAGAAGATTAGGATACGAAAAATATGCCCCAGTGTTCACTGCCAATGAGTTGGCTCacaaagatcttgataCTCGGGTCGGAGAAATCGTCAAGTATAAAAGAAGTACCGAGTCTAAATTAAGGCTACTTGGTTCATTCAAGAAATACCAACATCATGAACTTTTCAGAAATCCGGTGCTGCTTATAAGTGAAAACTTGATACAAATCAACAACAGGTTTGTCGAAAAATTCGACGATGGTTCCGCCAACAACCGTACCATTTTAATGGGAGACTATAAAGTTGGTAAGTCGACATTAATATCCCAAACTCAGAGTTTGGTGGACGATAAATATAATGGAGAAGTGGTACTTTTACATTTCGATTATCCCGAAAGAACCAAAGAAGGTACAAGTGACtacttgttcaataaaagaagagaaatcTACCAACAACCAATGTTCACAAAACGGTGGATCATGAAGACTAGACAAGCCAACAAAGATATATTCCTGAAGATGTTGTTATCCAAGGATGTCACGTTTGTCACCAGGAAAGTCGAGTTCAAATATGAAGCTGGAAAGAATACTTTGTAtgagtatttgaagaactgTCATGATTTTGGTAAGACCGAGAGTAATAATGCTTTTGAGTTTTTTATTTCTGAATTGAAGCACCACTCAGCTACTTATCCAGTGTTGTTAAGTATTGATAACTTCAATGCCTTGACTACTTCTCCTTTCACCAAATACAAACATCCGGATTTCAAGCCTATTCACttcaaagagtttgaagttggcaaGTTTTTCTTGGATTATGCCAGTGGAAGTGAAAATTTTACCAAAGGAGGAGTCTTATTAGGTGAATCTTGTGATAGTGGTAAACACGATAACTTATCTATAGCATTGGGATTGACTGCTTATGATCCTTATCGTGCAAGCAGCTTGGataccaacttgattgaaaggTTAATGAGCAATGGTGGTATCAGTGTGTTCGATGTTCAACAATTACCCAAATCTCAAATTAGATCCTTATGTGAATTCTACCACGAAAATGGTGTGTTATTCATGAGAGATTACATTTACAAAGATGATGATCGTGAAGTTGACTTGAGCTTGGAACAGATAGCCGATTTAAACTACACCAAATCAGGAGGAAACCCAGGTCTCTTATTGAAGCATGTAACCATGAGCTTTTAGAACGATTTTGTAAAGAAAAACTTGTATATAATTAGTAATTAACTTCTTTTTCATTATCTATACACTTCGTGgctcttgaaaagttgatctATGTAAATAATGTGTCCTCTTCTCTTAAGTACTCTCCAATATCAGATTGTCTGAATGCAACAATTCCAGTAGGCACCAAGTTTCTGGTTTCAGCAGTTGATTTAGCACTAACCCCAAAACCTAAAGGAATGTCGTGCATCGAAAATACAACTACTCCAGCATGTTCTGGTATGTCTTCGGACATTCTTCCTATGTGAGCCTTCAAGATATGGTTTCCATATAAAAATGGCATTTCACCATTGGGTTTTATCCACACTTTGTACTTGGCATATTGGGCCAAATATGATAAACTGGTGATATGTAACTTAAACTTTCCAGTCTTTGTGAACTTTCCGAAACACACTCCGAGAGACATAAGCTGCTTTCTCGAAACGGATGTAGCAAAGTTAGCTATTTGTTCAGATACATAGTAGACTCTgtctttttgaagtctGAACACATGAGGAGCAGTTGGATTATCCACTAAAAAAGAGATGTTTCTTCCAATATAGTTTGCAAGCTTCTCAAAAACCACCTTGGTCTCTTCCTCTGTTAAAGGTCTCATTGGTGATCTATGTTTATTGGAGTTTTATATGGTTGATGCAATATATTCAATTTATTTTCACGATGAGATGCGGTACTCTTTCGCACGACTGAAGAAAAAATACTTTACCAAATCAATAAtggaagatgttgaagtgGATGAACAAGTTTATAAGCGGGACCAAGTCAGTAAATGGACCAGGGCCCGCAAAGAGGATAAACGAGAAAATTCCAATAAGAGACAAAAGACAGAGGAACGGCCGGATCGCCGCAGTTCGAACAACGAGTAGGTAAGTTTATACACCATTCAACTGATGAACCTTTTGATACTAACTGATTTCCTATAGTTACCAACCTAGAGTAGATGAAGAAGGCAATGTTATTAAGAGTGAAAGAAGACCCAAGCGGAAGGTTGCTTGTATGATTGGATACTGTGGTACCGGTTATAATGGAATGCAAATTCAGAATAATCCTGATGTTAAGACTATAGAGGGAGAACTCTTCCAAGCCTTCATAAATGCTGGAGCTATATCACAAGAAAACTCGAacgatttgaagaagaacggTTTTATGAGGGCCGCTAGAACAGATAAGGGGGTTCATGCTGCAGGAAACGTTATTTCTTGCAAGTTGATTattgaagacgaagataTCTTGCAAAAAATTAACAAGGCGTTACCTGAACAAATCAGAATCTGGGGAATTGAAAGAACCAATAGGTCTTTTGATTGTAGAAAGATGTGTTCTTCTCGTGTCTATGAATATTTATTGCCTACCCACAGTTTTTTGCCTCCAAGACCTGGAACCGTATTATATGGccagttgaaggaagaaaGTACTGCTAATCCTGGCTTTTACAGAGataatgaagaagacgaaaaATGGTGGAAAGAAACCCTTGCAGCCATGGACAAAGTCAAAGCAGAAGTTGGTTTGAAAGATGAAAATGTTCCTGATGCTGaccaagaaaaagagaagtTGTACAATGAAGAAGGTCAAATAACAGAATTTGGTATTAAGGccaagaaaatcaaacaaGCGGAAAacacaagaagaagagactACAAAGTTCTGAATGATAAGCTTGAATTATTCAGAGACGCTTTGAAGCAATATGAAGGATCTCATAACTTCCACAACTACACTGTTGGTAAGAATTACAAGGATCCAAGTGCTAGAAGATATATGAAATCGACTAAAGTCAGCGAACCTTTCATTATCGGTGATACCGAATGGGTCTCTATCAAGATCCATGGGCAATCATTCATGCTTCATCAAATTAGAAAGATGATCGCCATGGCAGTGATGCTCGTTAGAACTGGATGTCCTGCCACTAGAATCAACGAAAcgttttcttccacaagAGTCAACATTCCCAAGGCCCCAGCCTTGGGATTGCTCTTGGAGAACCCGGTCTACGAAACTTACAATTCCATGTTAGAAAAGTATGGATATAACAAGATTGACTTCAGTCGATACCAAAAGGAAATGgatgacttcaagatgaagtTCATTTATGACAAGATTTATAACGAAGAACGTCGGGAAAACTCGTTCCATGGattctttggtttcattgACAACTTCGAGAATGAAGAAGCCGAGTACAATGTATTCAAATTTTTGAATACAAAATTCGAAGTAGGATTCAGtgaagagaagaacaagGATTCTACCAAAGACAAGGATTCTAAGGACAAGCAAGACAAATTCGACAACGTAGATTAAAAATATTACCATTATGCACAATCTATAAAACACTAATAGATCATTACCTCTAACACATTACTTTGGTCAAGTTATAACCAGTTCGGATTCTGCTTTACAGTACTCTTCTTTGCATTTGCATACAACTGTTGTTGCTGTAATTGATCAACATTTTGATACTCTATTGGCACTGTTGGTTGCAGTTGGCCTCCCTGTTGATGAGGGATATGCTGGACCACCGGAGGAGGCTGTTgtgcttgttgaagaactgggcgaagcttttgaacttggtcaTTCTCCTTATCTTTTTCATCATTATTATCGTTATTGTTGTTAGCGTTATTGTTATCAATCATCTTTTGTTCCCTTTgcttttcttgttggaattTGTACAAAGTCCAATCAAAAACATAGTCATATCTATAGTTTTCTCTCTTGAATAAATCCCTGAACAACTTTCTCAAAAATGGGTAATCCGGCTTATCCTCAAACCGCAAAGATTTGACATAATCCATGTAGTCCAAGAACTCCTTGGGTAAACCCTTGGTCAAGATGTCACTGGGAGTagtcatcttcttctccatgATCCGGTCATACTTTTGTCTTTTTGTGGCAGCTTTTAAACCTTGCCATGGTAAGGAACCACGACAAAAGTAGATCAATACGTAACCCAAACTCTCCAAGTCATCTCGTCTCAGCTGTTCAATCCCCAAATGAGTATTGACAGAGGTGTATCTTGCGGTTCCcgtcaagtttttgttttctctGTATGGTATGTGCAAGTGGGTTCTTGGATCCCGGTATTTTTTGGCCAATCCGAAATCAATCACATTCACCTGAGAACCTCTGCGTCCGATCCCCATCAAAAAGTTATCAGGCTTGATATCTCTATGGATAAAGCATCTGGCATGGATGTATTCTATCCGGCAAATCAACTGATCTGCCAAGAGTAACACAGTTTTGTAGGTGAATTTCCGGTTACAATAGTTGAATaaatcttccaaagaaggtCCCAATAAATCTATCACCATGGCGTTGTAGTCACACTCGGTTCCATACCATCTGACAAAGGGGATTCCAACCCCACCACTCAACGCTTTGTATACTTTTGCTTCATATTCTAATTGAGGGTGTTTTGCTTTGGTGTTCTCCAATTTGATGGCCACTTCTTCACCAGAAATGATGTTGGTGCCAAGGTAGATATCACCGAACGATCCACTACCGATCTTTCTTCCGATCCTGTACTTTTTACCGACCCGTAAATCCATTACTGAAAATAAATCCTGAGTCTGTGCCTTGTGGTAAAGCTCTCAGCAGGCAAAAATTCTCTCCGATGTTTTTTGTGGATCTGTATCCTTGGGCGCGGCACGCAACAGCCAGCACCACACGACACCTCTGTGCACCCCCAAACTAAACTCGCGGCGGTTTCGGCTCCTACACaccccccccccccccccccgACAGGCCGGCTGAACTCTACCACAAGTCACAGGCAGTATATCTAGAGTCACGATTTAGAGGCGTAGTCAAGACAACAAAGTGAAATCCTGACACGTAAGTGTACGTTTCACTCCACTACTGGCTAAATTCCCCAATCCCACAACAAAGATTTTCGGACAATAGGCAAGCTTTTGTTATCAGTTACCGTAAGTACACGCTCAAACCAAAATCCGTGACTGGCTCAATAGTTGCAAAACATATCATTTTTTCTGGTACCCCCGGCATTTAACCTTTTACAAGAGTGGAGTGATAGTGTCAAGGGGAATATTAATTATTAAAACCATTACAAACAAAACTAAAATTATTACACATACACTTCGCTGGATATGAGTACCTATGAGACACgtatcaagttgatctcTTAGGCCTTGTTGGCTTCAGGcttcttgaatttgttgatgaacttcttgaagaacttgttcttcttcacgGCCTTCTCAACCTTGTTAGAAGTAGACTCGACTTCCttcttggcttcttcaaccttaTCCTCAGCCAGATCCTTAACCTCATCAACCTTAGATGGTTCAGCTTCAGTAGATTCACCCTTGACAGCTTCTTCAGTCTTGGCTTCAGCCTCAGTGGCTTCATCCTTGGCCTCTTCAGCCTTGTCTTCAGCCACTTCCTTAACTTCAGTAGCTTTGTCTTCAACGGCTTCAGTGGTTTCTTCGGCGGTATCTTCGGTGGCAGCAACAGCTTCTTCAGCCTTATCCTCTACTGGTTCAGCCACGGTTTCGGATTTATCTTCCACGTCCTTAACGACGGGTTCATCCTTGtcttcattgatgaagatcttggaggCTCTCTTAACTCTGTCTTTAATACCCATGGTTAAAATAGAATAGGTTCAAATATTATGTGTAATATATAAATAGGAAATTTGTAGGGGATCCCTGCAGTTTAAATAGTTTTTTTTGCCTGATGTTGTCAGttccacaaaaacaaaaataccGGCGGATAAACAAAGACAGTAAATCGTGTAATTGTCTGAATTAATCAGGTAAAATTCTGATACCAGCAATATAAAGGACCCGGATGGAGCGTAACAAATTTAGCAACAAAACCCTAGACGAGGATAATATTATCTGTAGATAATGTACGTTCATGGACATATAGTCATTACCCGTCAGGCCAGATCTTGACTTTACTGGGACATGTAACAACACTTCAGGGTCGGGGTTCGGTACATTGAGCCCCCCATGAGCGACAAACTTATGACCCACAGTTTCTGCCTCAGACTACTGCACATCCTGTGTGGTGTGAGTCTACAGCATAACAATAAGAAACGGCTGAGCGATTGCCTATTTGAGAAGGCGCTCAGCTAAAAAAAAGTGGCCAGAGTTCGATTATGTTCTATGGACGCTGCGGCCGGTATATCGCCGAAGACTTAAGAAGCGTATTGAACGATGGCATGGCTTTGCAGCGTTTTACTGGGTTCTGGCATGTCTGTATTTTAGCGTGTTTTGGTGTCTCGGCTCATGCACGCGAGACGAAGTAAACCCAACACGCTTTGATGAGCACGACAACCTCGATGAGGCTCCGCCAAAGAAATGAAATGATTGCTAGACGGGCGCTTTATTCATATAAACTGGTGACACACGTCTGAGCAAGTTTATGATGGCTCGGGAGGTGGGTGTCAAGCTTTTAACAAGCGATTGCAAAACTGCCATGACGTCGGCGTTTAGTGATATCTGCATTTTGTGGCAGTGTCTCCAAATTTAGTTTCAAAGCATAATTTTGTCAGATTTGAGATACGGCTTGTGTGACGGTTTTTATGTGCATTTGTTTAATGATAAACCAAGCTGTTACAGGTTTCTGGACACTCCTAGGAGGGTCTGGGTGTGGCCTGGAGGGTGGAGCCGTAAATGTGATGATTGTTAATGGTCTTTGACCTGCTGGGTGGGTTCAGCCACATCTGCTGGGCTCGTGTCAGCCCCTCCCAAATCTCCGCGCCATTTCGTCCCATTGCCTCGTCCTTTTTCTGCCTTGTTTTTCGCATCTCTAAATCGCGACTGTAAACAAAAAACCGATTCCACTCGCTACCACAGGTTTTCTACACCATGATACGAAAGTCGCTTCGCCCGTTGAAAGACACCACCAACGTCCATAAAGATACTCCCGTTGCCCTCAAACCAGTGATTCTCAAGAACGCAGTTGCTGACTcccttcaatttcttcacaACTCCAACCTCACAAAACTCAAAGTAAAGCCTCTGGTCTCACTTTCTCATTTTGAAATTGGCAAGACTTTGGGCAAAGGAAAGCTCGGCCTGGTGTACTGTGTCAAGCACAAGGCCCTGAACTTTGTATGTGCCTTGAAGGTAATGAACCTCGAAACCCTTCGGTCCCTAAAATTACAAAAGAACTTACAACGAGAAATCGAAATCCAGTCTTCCTTACAACACCCCAACATCCTCAAACTTTTCAGCTACTTCTATGACTCTAAAAACGTGTACTTGGTTATCGAATATTCCATCAACGGTGAGTTGTATCATCACCTAAGAATCAACAAGCGTTTTACCAACACTTTGGCCAGCTTCTACATTTATCAAGTAACCTTGGGGTTAATTTATTTGCATTCAAATGGCATTATTCATCGGGATTTGAAGCCGGAAAAtattttggtggacttCAATCATACCGTTAAACTAAGCGATTTCGGCTGGTCTGTTAAAATCGAGAGAAATGCTAAACGATCAACCATCTGCGGTACATTGGACTACTTATCCCCAGAAATGGTCAACTCAATGGCCTACGATTTCAAATCGGATATTTGGTCTTTGGGGGTTCTCATATACGAATTGCTTGTGGGAAAGCCACCTTTTGAGCATCATGACCGTAATGTCACCTATAAACGAATTGTCGGCTTGGATCTTAAGTTTCCTCCGTTTGTCAATGACGAGGCCAAAGAATTGATCTTGAGTTTACTCAAGACCAACCCTTCAGACAGACTACCACTTGAGCAAGTTTTGACACATCCAtggttgatgaaaaataAGCAAAAATGGCCGGGAAATTAGCTTTGTACAATACTCTGTAACATAACTTATATTAATACATAAACGAACAAACATTCACCAAATACCATCGACCCCCGGAAGATGGCACTACACCGCACTACCTCTGGACTTGAGCCTGCGCTTGCTGTTGAGCTTGGGCTTGAGCCTGTTGTTGGGCTCGTTTTTGCCTTtgcttcatcaacatcaactgctgttgttgcaaCTTGGCGATCTGTTGCTGAAACAATTGTTGTTGCGCAGCATTGTGCTGGGCAGTTAACATAATTTCCTTGGAAGGAGCACGAACCTGGTACATTTCACCTGAAATATTGGTGGAGTTCTGAGTGACTGAGTCATTTTCGATTCTCTTAGAATCAACATTGACCAAGGCACTTCTTCCTTGTAATCCACCAATAGAACCAGAAATGGCCTGGTTGGCCAATGTCTGTTCATTAGATTGGCCCTGACTTTGTTGAGACCCCGCTCCACTGTTGATTATCAAAGCATTAGCGTAGCTTTCTCTCATATACAAAAACCGGTGCCGGTTTCTCACTGGCAAAATCACTTTCCTTTCCAACGGAATGGGTTGGTTCTTGCTCAAACcttccaacaccaagtaTGTTTCATCATCTGGATCCAATACACGTGCCGCAGCCATATCCGAATCGGTGTTGACAGCGTTCAATTCATcattctctttcttctggagaGCCAAAGCATTATTGGCAGCCATCTTGGCCTGGTTACGCTTCTGGTACTGCTGTAATAATACATCATAAGGAGCACTACGACCGGGAACCATACGCTTGGCACCCATAGAATGGGTCTTACAGGTCAAAGATCTGGCACAGAATCCTCCATTTGGTAATGGTACACCACACTGTTTCTCAACATCAACAGGacctttttgttttgtcGAAgatttttgtggtttctgcagtttcttcttcctcttctcCGTCGTATCTTGGGCAGCAGcagctgctgctgctgcaTTGGCAGCTTCCTTCTCCTTCTGGGTTTGAGACTTCTTATATTTCTTTTTTGGCTTACCGGTAATAGAACTTATCGAAGCACCATTTGGTTGAGGAGTGGTATTTCTTGAGGAATCTATAGAGCTTGTTTCAGGCTGCTCAAGTAGTTTGGcctttctcttcttgatgggaACGTCGTCCAGGTCGTCgaaattcttcttgttcctcATTTGAGTACACTTATCGTAGTGGTCACCTAAACTTTCAAAACCAATAGGTCTTTGGCAGCTTTTGCAGATCTTATACTTTATTACCTGCGATAATAAGGAATTCTCTCCCGAGAAGTGGGATTGAACCTTTGGTTCAACGGCTAACTTTTTATCCA
Above is a window of Yamadazyma tenuis chromosome 1, complete sequence DNA encoding:
- a CDS encoding mitochondrial 37S ribosomal protein mS29 (EggNog:ENOG503NUP5; COG:J; BUSCO:EOG092625U6); the protein is MNWVALRRGNFPLTRNLHNSAISFAKANVKKKPLGGKTKAKQGFKTKNASDSKVKKSGTTHLVFKDAVRRLGYEKYAPVFTANELAHKDLDTRVGEIVKYKRSTESKLRLLGSFKKYQHHELFRNPVSLISENLIQINNRFVEKFDDGSANNRTILMGDYKVGKSTLISQTQSLVDDKYNGEVVLLHFDYPERTKEGTSDYLFNKRREIYQQPMFTKRWIMKTRQANKDIFSKMLLSKDVTFVTRKVEFKYEAGKNTLYEYLKNCHDFGKTESNNAFEFFISELKHHSATYPVLLSIDNFNALTTSPFTKYKHPDFKPIHFKEFEVGKFFLDYASGSENFTKGGVLLGESCDSGKHDNLSIALGLTAYDPYRASSLDTNLIERLMSNGGISVFDVQQLPKSQIRSLCEFYHENGVLFMRDYIYKDDDREVDLSLEQIADLNYTKSGGNPGLLLKHVTMSF
- the NIP7 gene encoding ribosome biosynthesis protein nip7 (EggNog:ENOG503NVZ1; BUSCO:EOG09264PD5; COG:J) yields the protein MRPLTEEETKVVFEKLANYIGRNISFLVDNPTAPHVFRLQKDRVYYVSEQIANFATSVSRKQLMSLGVCFGKFTKTGKFKLHITSLSYLAQYAKYKVWIKPNGEMPFLYGNHILKAHIGRMSEDIPEHAGVVVFSMHDIPLGFGVSAKSTAETRNLVPTGIVAFRQSDIGEYLREEDTLFT
- the PUS1 gene encoding tRNA pseudouridine synthase 1 (EggNog:ENOG503NVYM; COG:J) translates to MEDVEVDEQVYKRDQVSKWTRARKEDKRENSNKRQKTEERPDRRSSNNDYQPRVDEEGNVIKSERRPKRKVACMIGYCGTGYNGMQIQNNPDVKTIEGELFQAFINAGAISQENSNDLKKNGFMRAARTDKGVHAAGNVISCKLIIEDEDILQKINKALPEQIRIWGIERTNRSFDCRKMCSSRVYEYLLPTHSFLPPRPGTVLYGQLKEESTANPGFYRDNEEDEKWWKETLAAMDKVKAEVGLKDENVPDADQEKEKLYNEEGQITEFGIKAKKIKQAENTRRRDYKVSNDKLELFRDALKQYEGSHNFHNYTVGKNYKDPSARRYMKSTKVSEPFIIGDTEWVSIKIHGQSFMLHQIRKMIAMAVMLVRTGCPATRINETFSSTRVNIPKAPALGLLLENPVYETYNSMLEKYGYNKIDFSRYQKEMDDFKMKFIYDKIYNEERRENSFHGFFGFIDNFENEEAEYNVFKFLNTKFEVGFSEEKNKDSTKDKDSKDKQDKFDNVD
- the hhp1 gene encoding casein kinase I (EggNog:ENOG503NUPD; COG:T), producing the protein MDLRVGKKYRIGRKIGSGSFGDIYLGTNIISGEEVAIKLENTKAKHPQLEYEAKVYKALSGGVGIPFVRWYGTECDYNAMVIDLLGPSLEDLFNYCNRKFTYKTVLLLADQLICRIEYIHARCFIHRDIKPDNFLMGIGRRGSQVNVIDFGLAKKYRDPRTHLHIPYRENKNLTGTARYTSVNTHLGIEQSRRDDLESLGYVLIYFCRGSLPWQGLKAATKRQKYDRIMEKKMTTPSDILTKGLPKEFLDYMDYVKSLRFEDKPDYPFLRKLFRDLFKRENYRYDYVFDWTLYKFQQEKQREQKMIDNNNANNNNDNNDEKDKENDQVQKLRPVLQQAQQPPPVVQHIPHQQGGQSQPTVPIEYQNVDQLQQQQLYANAKKSTVKQNPNWL
- the IPL1 gene encoding spindle assembly checkpoint kinase (EggNog:ENOG503NVY8; COG:D), whose amino-acid sequence is MIRKSLRPLKDTTNVHKDTPVALKPVILKNAVADSLQFLHNSNLTKLKVKPSVSLSHFEIGKTLGKGKLGSVYCVKHKASNFVCALKVMNLETLRSLKLQKNLQREIEIQSSLQHPNILKLFSYFYDSKNVYLVIEYSINGELYHHLRINKRFTNTLASFYIYQVTLGLIYLHSNGIIHRDLKPENILVDFNHTVKLSDFGWSVKIERNAKRSTICGTLDYLSPEMVNSMAYDFKSDIWSLGVLIYELLVGKPPFEHHDRNVTYKRIVGLDLKFPPFVNDEAKELILSLLKTNPSDRLPLEQVLTHPWLMKNKQKWPGN
- the sgf73 gene encoding SAGA complex subunit Sgf73 (COG:B; EggNog:ENOG503NV9Z); amino-acid sequence: MSNRSSQVVTLDSVNSLTNYDSKPIVWKDLGVYLDKKLAVEPKVQSHFSGENSLLSQVIKYKICKSCQRPIGFESLGDHYDKCTQMRNKKNFDDSDDVPIKKRKAKLLEQPETSSIDSSRNTTPQPNGASISSITGKPKKKYKKSQTQKEKEAANAAAAAAAAQDTTEKRKKKSQKPQKSSTKQKGPVDVEKQCGVPLPNGGFCARSLTCKTHSMGAKRMVPGRSAPYDVLLQQYQKRNQAKMAANNALALQKKENDELNAVNTDSDMAAARVLDPDDETYLVLEGLSKNQPIPLERKVILPVRNRHRFLYMRESYANALIINSGAGSQQSQGQSNEQTLANQAISGSIGGLQGRSALVNVDSKRIENDSVTQNSTNISGEMYQVRAPSKEIMLTAQHNAAQQQLFQQQIAKLQQQQLMLMKQRQKRAQQQAQAQAQQQAQAQVQR